Genomic segment of Dromiciops gliroides isolate mDroGli1 chromosome 3, mDroGli1.pri, whole genome shotgun sequence:
AGAGTAGGTATATGGGTAGAGCAAGTTGCTTGTACACCCAAGTTGTAGGAATAGTGAATAATGCCTACTGAAGAACTCTTTCATAGATCATAAAGGATTAGGAAAGTATAAATCAAAATAAACCCACTTATTAGTCCTGCTCAGAATAATGGGCCTCATGACATGACTAGTATgtgaagaaaactaaagaaatatctgtgtgatttttctttcacttatGGAGACTTACAAATAACCAGGCTTCATTTAGCTCAGGAAAATTCACAAAGCCAATATTAGACACATGGAGTCTGATCACCCCAAAAGATGTTTTCAGTCTCACAAATGGAGGTATTCAGGTTTTCTTTAAACGTTTTAATTAAGTCAAAAAGCTTGAGAAGGCAGTGAAATGtactaaaaagaataaaagcactggatttggaagtatgaagacctagattcaaaaaGCCCTAATACTGCCACTTACAAACAGTGGGACTGTGGGGAAGTCATTTAGTTTCTCAGAGCCATGTCAGTTCCCTAATCTGAAAATAGGGATAAAATAACAATGCTTGCTCAACCCTCCCTCAGATGGTTGtggaaaaaattactttgtaaactACCGAGTAGTACAGAATCATGGGCCAGTTTTGTTTTAGGAGTGTGactgcaaaatagggatagtCATCCACAGAGGCCCTGACTTACTGATTACCTTAAAGGTAACAAGTTGAAGTTTTACCCAGACTTACCGATACTGAAATACTGCATGCTGCTTTGAGCAGGACGGGTGGTCAATAGGAATATCTGCAATTCGACGGTGCCGGCCCAGAAGATAAGCACTCTGTCTGTGGATATACATGACAGGGAGCACCTCATCATTCTTAAAGGGGTAAAGGCGCCAGCGTTTCTTTGGGATCCGAGCTTCTGGAGGCTCACTATACTTTATCACCACACCCCGGAACATGTTGGTATCCTCAAGGAGTGCCCCCGACAGTTCAAAACTGGGTTTCTCTTTATTTGGTGGGTCTTTTCCTTTACTGTGGCCACCAGCAGACTGCAGAACAATCTCCTGATTCTCATCACTGCTGCCACCCACATCTTTCTTCTGGCGACGCTCTCGTCGACGAGAGTTATAAAACTCTCTTTCTGCTTCTTGTTCCTGTAGGTTCTGGGCATCTCGGTTCCTCCCACCACTAGGCCTCTCACTAGTAGTCTTCCTCTGGTTAGAATGGCTATGGTGTCTGTCCCGATCACCATTTCTCTCTCGCCTGTGTTCTTGTTCTGACTGCTCCCTGTGTTgcctttcatctcttcctctccgGGGACGGCTTTCACTTTCACGTTCctgaaattgaaggaatcattTAAATGTAGACAGTTCCCAATTAATGAGGCTACTTTCCAAAGTTCATCTGAAAGTTTATTATTTGAAACCCAGAACACATCttcccacaggaaaaaaatattacaaatgtaTCCTTGTCTTAAAAAGCAAGGAGTTAAGAGGAAAGAGCTAAAAGAGAAAGTATTTGTTCCCTCTTTCTAGGACTAGTCATAGACAGAATTTCATAATAGACAATGTCTGCCTTAGGCATTCTCCCACCTCCTGACATCCCTCTTCTAAGTGCCTTCAAGTTGCTGAGAGCCCCAAAGAAGGGCTATTTGGGGATAGTACAGGATAGAAAAACAATATACCTTTTAACCAAAGTAAATCTTTTACTACTAAAATTGCatgcaacaaagaaaaaattttccAGCCAACAAGAGGAACATAATTTTAGGGCAGGAGCAGTCAACATATAGGAAGGTCATTTTAGCCTAGAAAGCCAGTCCCTGGTGTCACCCCCTTAATTTGCTCCTGCTTCTCATAGCCCTGTTTCTTTTTACTTCTGAATACATAAATTCTATTAAGGTGCCAGATTTTTTCACAATTGGCTTCCATtgtggaggtgaggaggatgCAGGAGGGTAAGTATAGGTACCTGTAAAACAGAGACTGCCTGATTTCTATTTGAGACAAACTAAAAGTGATCAATGTCTGTGTTAAAATTATTCAGTATGAACATTACATTTAGAATGTTGTTCTGTCTCACGTACATTTTTGAGATTCACTCACTGTAGCCAGCTTTTTAGGAACTCATTTGAAGAAGTTAAGAAATGTCAAGATAATTACtttgataggtttttttttaagttacctTCTGAAAGTCTCAAAGACTTACAGTAACATGCTGTTAGAGAAATGAGAGGTATTAAAGAGTTGTACATTTATGAATTAGATATTAGAGAGTTATAGGATATAAACAGTGACACCACTCTCAGAGAGCTACAACCAGCTGCCCAAAGATCATTTATTCTCCAAGAAGTAGAATCAATAGCACATCATGGAATACAAGCAGTGGTCAGGACTTCCCAATGCTTGTTTTGAACCTTATGTGTATTTATGCTCCAAGCTCTTAAAGTaggtggttttttctttttttttggtgaggcaattggggttaagtgacttgcccagggtcacagagctagtaagtgttaagtgtctgcggccagatttgaactcaggtcctcctgaccagggccagtgctctatccactgcgcctcctagctgccccataagtagTTCTTTTAATGAAAATTAGTCTCTATATcctgcccctttctctctctctctttttgcagggcaatgagggttaagtgacttgcccagggtcacacagctagttaagtgtcaagtgtctgaggccggatttgaactcaggtcctcctgaatccagggccggtgctttatccactatgccacctagctgcccccctacccctCTCTCTCTATAAAAGTAATGCTGTACTCTTGGGGCTCACTTCCCAATTGAAGAAGAAAGTCCACATTCTGACACTAGCAGGAAGAAAATATTAGATTCAGAAGTGGGAATGAGTCATGTCAGTTTCTGTAATTACCTGCTTCACCTTGACTACAGGATGATGAGGGCTACGGCTTCTCTTATTCCGAGGAGATCTGCTTCTTCTCCCAAAggtcttgtttttccttttggttgGTGATCTTTAGAAAACACAGCACACACAGCAATTGATGGCTAAGCTATGAACCTCTACCCCAATTTCCCTTAaccaaagaaaaaagtttttgacaTCTCCATCCTGTCTGTTAAGAGTTTGGAAAGGCTTGCTGAAGAATGAAACTTTGCGAACATTGGTAAATGGATTCGAGGGTTCAGATTAGGAGATCTAAATTATTGTCTTAGATCTGCCACTTAATGTGTGATCATGGGctataataattcacatttctataagactttacaatttacaaaatgatCTATCTttgagatctatctatctatctttgagACAGCCCCATGAACCAAATAGTGTgattatccccactttgcagataAACTGAGGCTCTAAAATGTTTAGACTatgctcacacagctaatgagtcaCAGAATACTGGAGCCAGAACTCTGAATATGGGTATTCTTATCCCAAactcagtgcttttcccactatatTATAGGCGCAGGGTAGCAATCATTAGGGCTACGATATCCTGTGACTTCATAGTGCAGAAGATGCTTTGCAATTAGAAAATCCCTTGAACTCActagacctcaatttccccatctataaaattcaGTTAGACTAAATACCTGGACTAGAACCTGCCCCCAAGTTCCTCtttccttcaaggtccaactcAGATGCCACCTCTTTTATTAAAATCACTATCAACTGAATCCTCTCATACAGTTTTTTGTTTCGCCTTTATAACTTTATCTTTGCTTAACTGAAATGAatagtcccttccagttttaagtaAATCTCAACTCGGGAAAATTTTTCTGGTAACCTTTACTTCACCTGATCCCTCCAGCCCTATTACTCTGATTTACTGAAATTTCCAATGTTTCCTCCAGGGGTAAATGTGACCCAGAATTTTTGAAGGCTATGCCTGAAATGGTTaagttggaaaggcttcaagttcaGCAATAGTGATAGGATTGTCTGTCTGTTGCTTCAAGACCAGTCTAGATAAATTTGAAGAGGCTCATTGCCAGAAGGTTGGCCTCACCAGAAGGCTGCCTAAATGACTGACCACAACAATTCATAAAATCCATCTACTAAACTGGAAGAATGTTTCAGCTTGTATTAATAGGAGAGGTGCTCATACCAAGGAAAACCACAGAATCTTAACATATGAACAAAatactggggggggggtagggtgtACAGTAGTAGTAAAAGGGCTGTAAAGATGAAAAGTAATATAGatccttcaagaagcttaaaatTGTTTTCGTGGGCATTGGGGATAGAGGTGAGAATAGCAACAACAGATTACagttagacagacagatagatagatagacagacagcagggcaatgagggttaagtgacttgccgagggtcacacagctagttaagtgtcaaatgtctgaggcctcatttgaactcaggtcctcctgaatccagggtcagttgtgccacctagctgccccacagttgtattttaaaatttacaaattactatcctcacaaaaaccttataaaatgaattaaatccAGCAACTCTGAGTTCTATACTATGGTAGCAAAAATAGCAGCAAAAAGTGATCCAAGTAATCACACATCCAGACAGCCCTTTAGACTTACAAAGccattatatatattatctcaattCACCTACAAAATAACTCTCTAACATAATTAAGaaagcagctaggtgttgaagtggatagaatgctaggtctggagccaggaagactcatcctcctgagttcaaatccagtctcagacacttcctagctgtgtgatcctgggcaagtcacttagctctctttgcctcagtttcctcctctgtaaagggacctggggaaggaaatggtaaactactccagtatctctgccaagaaacccccaaatggggtcacaaagcttcCCACaacactgaacaacaaaaacgtaattaatgtaaacatttttattttcactttacaaatgagaaaactgagcgcCAGAAAAATAACGCACCTTAGCCTATGCCAGAGGACTAGTAAGTGGCATTAGCACACCACGGCTACCTGTCCAAAGAGAATAAACCACCCCAAGAATGGCAGGCAACAaataagactggagaggtagTGAAAGCCTAGGAAAGGTCACATAAAGAGCCATGAAAGTTTGAGGCCAGATGAGAGAGAGCGCAAGGAGGGACTTCCAGGAAGAGACAGGACCTGCTTGGGGCTGGGGCTGGaccaggaaaagggaagggacgGATTTCAGGCGGAAGAGCCCTGGAAGGATCACGAAGCAGAGCAGACAGAACGATGGACGTTTGGACAAAGGCGCGGAGCCACCCGATCGAGAGAAGTGGTTGCTCCCAGAGCACCGAGGAGGCTGACCCagcaggaccccccccccccccgaggggATGGGGACAACCACAACAGGGAGCCTGAGCACCAGGGAGAGAGCGCGGAGAAGGGCAACAAGGACCCACCAGGGGAGCAAGGACAGGAAGCGAGGACGAGTGAGGTGCCCCCGACtctgaaagggaggaggaaatggggtCGTACCTGCTGCAGCTACTGGCGCGGTCGCCGGAGGCTCGAGCGCTGCGGGCTCGCGGGGCCGGGGCCGGCAGTGGCGCCTCCTCGTCCGGCGCCGGGCTTGGACTCCCTGAGGAGCCGCGCCTGGCCCGGGGCCGGGGCCGGTGAGAGCGGGACTGGGGGGTCGGGCTACGCCGCTCCTGCTTCACCAGCGACAGGTCTGGCACCAGCACTTCGACCCCCGCCGCTCCCCCCGGCTCGTCCTCGTCCTCCCGCCGGCGCCGACGCCGACGCCGCTGCCTCCGATCCCGCTCCGGCTTCGCCTCCTTCATCCTCGCGGCCCGGGCCAGTCGGCTCCTCAGCGACGGCCCGAGCGCGCACTCCCCGCTTCCGTTTCCGGGGCAGCCTCGATTCTTCTTCCGGCAGCCGAACGGAAGTCGGGTTCCTGGAGGCCTTCGGATCACACCGTGTTCGCGCCCCCTGATGGGCTCTACTCTTGGAAGAGGCGACAAGTTCTGTCGGCCGCATACTTATAGGCGAACACCAGCAGCTCGAGTTCTcaccctgaaaacaaaaaaatcttcaaagaaaaacGTTCCGTGAGCCGGCCCCCGCCCCCACCTCTTCTGCCTCACCACGCCCACAGGCGGCATTTGTTCGGCCCTCTGCAAAGACTCCCCTCACAGCAGCACCGCCAGCGAGGCGCGGTTACGGGCTCCATTTAACAGGCAGGCCGGGGTGGAGTGACTTCccagcatttgaactcgggtcttcctccGATTCCGGGTCCGGCCCTCTGGACCATCTAGCTGCTCATTGTCACGCAGCTCAGTGGaggaggcaggattcgaacccagatgTTCTTGTTCAAAGCCCCTCGCTGTCGCCCACGTACCAGACTGTGTCGTCCGTTATCTTAATATCTTCGGGAAAgggtggaggagagaatgaggacaTGGGAGTCGGGAGCGGCTCATCATTTGTGGAACAATccccccaatagaatgcaagctcttagAGGACAGAGGGCTAGCGCAGGGCCTGgttcagtgcttaataaataccaggaaagaaaggagggagggaggctggaaagaaggaagaagaaagggggaagaaaggaggcgTAGAGACGATGTAGTACAATCCAGTCTGATCTTATGGGTCAGAAGATTGATACCAGGGAGGCTGAGTGAGTGCCCGAGGAGGCCACAGACCGTAAGCACCAGAGCCAGAATCCAAACCCAGGCTGGTCTCCTGAACTCCGGTCCATTGACtgtctgttttggtttttttgttttgttttattttgttttttttagtgaggcaattggagttaagtgacttgcccagggtcacacagctagtaagtgttaagtgtctgaggctggatttgaactcaggtcctcctgaatccagggccagtgctctatccactgcgccatctagctgccccctccattgaCTGTCAAAGACCCTTTGGTCCTAACAGTGGACCccaaatgtttttatatttacaGCCTTGGTTTCAACTCTGCTCAGCCTAGTCCCAAGAAAGAACCTGTGCTTGCCTTTCGGGTCATCCAGTGCACACCTTCCTTATCTCCCCAAAGGGAGTTTTGTCTTCACTTATCATCCACCTGGTGTATCTGGATAAGAACCTCGGCCACACCACAAACGACAAGGAATAGCAGCGTTTCTGAGTTGCAAAAGAGGAAGAGGGTTCAGGAGGAGATGTGAATGAAGAACACAGGCTCCAGACTCATTCATTCATGGcccaagcatttattgagcgaTAATGGTGTGCTGAGTCCTGGGCTTAGGGCTGTAGAAGATCAAGGATTTTGATGATTATAACTGGAGGAGCAGCCTGGTGTAACAaagggccagccttggagtcaggaagacccactCTCACCAGCTGGAGAACTCTGGACAAGTCCTTAaactcagtgccccaggcagttCTCTCTAAGTCTGAAGAAGTTACAGAAAGGTTGCTCATTTGAACTGCTGGAAAGACTTTAACTACCAGGAATTCTTTATAAATGAAATTTCATGTCCAACAAATAAGACCCCAAAATAacaatagggaaagaaaaaaaacttctcaTTTGTGAATGAAtaagaagtgacttatccagggtcatacagcaagtgtcTTAGGCAAATTTCAAACCCAGATCATTGCTGCAGCTCATTCCCTGTCCTAGCAGGACAGAAGATGCTCACAGAGGTTCCTAACCTTTTTTGTATGTGTCAAGGACCCCTTTAACAGTTTGAGTAGAGcctatgttttaaaataataactagcatttacatggcactttaaaatttgcaaatttactttacaaatatctcatttgatcctcaccacaaccctgggaggtaattattatccctattttacagatgaggaaactgagtctgactgaggttacatgatttgtctaaggtcactcacagctagtaagggtgtgAGGCatgagtcaggtcttcctgactccaggcccaggattctattccctgtaccaccagctgcctgaaataaaatacataggattataaaaaataattatactgaAATGCAGCTATCAAAATgttaaacaagttcacagacccaggGTTAAGAACACCTGCCTGATAAAAAGAAGACTATGGTAATTAATAGCTCTCATTTCTATAGCGCTTTAAgttatacaaagcacttttctcccaAGCATCCTCTGTGCCTCAGAAACAGGAGGTctcttgcctaaagtcacacaaccaGCTAGCTAAGTGACAGAAATGAAGTTCATTGTGGTTGCTCCTGGGTGGGTGCCTAGTTCAGGGTTCTTTTCACCACACCAGCGCACTAAGAAAAGAACTTGGGGCTGGTAGAGCTCCAGCCAATCTCACAGTTCTCCTATCGCCACGCCCCACGGCTAGCCCCGCCCCGCCGCTAGTGGCAGTCAGCCGGGCACGAGTgatagggatgggggtgggggtggggcctcagtttccatggtGACAGTAAACAAGGCTGCGGAGCCACTGCTGCAGCAGCCACCATGATTCCCCCAGTTGACTCTCTGCTTAAGTATGACACCCCCGTGCTAGTGAGCCGGAACACAGAGAAGCGGAGTCCCAAGGTAGAACCCAGGGCCTGGAAATTGGGATtgtagggaggaaagagaggtgaagagaatgtgggagggaagaggaagtagTAAGAGCAGTAGTAAGTAGGAGGGGAGAGGATgtggtaggaggggaagggggaagaggggagagggaggatggAAGAAGTACTGGAAGTACTGAGGAGGGGGTGAAAGTGGGAAGAGGAAaacaggaggagggaagaagcatgaagaggaataggaaagaggaaggaagatatggttgggaggagggaggaggaatagcaagaaggagggaaggaaagaggatcgagaagaaaaaaagtaggagaaagcaaagggagggaagaaactttagaagggaggagcaaagaggaaagaagagaatatgggagggaagatgtggaagggaggaaggaagagagagaatgaaaaggaagtggggaggaagTGAGAGGAGGGTAGGAGAGAGAGTAGGCAAAAGGAGGGATCACAGAAGTGAagataggaaaagggaaaagatggtaggaggaggaagaggaaggaaggaaaaggggagggtagATGCATGGGAGAGGGAATGAGGAGAAGAGGGATATCATGAGAAGAGAGATAGCAGAAAATGGGAGgttagagagggagaaataggtgggaagaaggaaaggaaagaatacagGAGAAGAGCCCAGAGGGCTAGGTCTCTGAGTTTCCCTGTCACCTTCTTCCCAGGCCCGTCCCCTGAAGGTCAGCCCCCAACAGCCATTGTCTACAGGGCCAGTCCCACAGCCACCCAAAAGTAAGGCTACCCCTTCTACTTCTGCTGCAGACCCCACCAAGCAGGCTGAAGAGATCCTGAACTCCATCTTGCCTCCCAGGTAAAAAGATGGGGAAAGTCCTGGGATGGATTGTATAACTGTGGTCCAAAGACTGGCTTGGCCAAGTTAGCAAAAGCTTATCCTGTGTTTGgctacagggcaatgaggtttttGACCATAGCAACTCTACCAAGATGTAGAGGGATTGCAGTGAACTGCACACTGATGAGCTAATAGACTCTTGAAGTTCTGATATCAGCACCTTGTGGCTAGACCAGTCAGCAATGCTGGAGAGAGTCCCACAGTCTCTCCCTGCCTGCCccaggggtggggaaaggatcACCAGATTGAACATTTATTTAGAGCtgagggaacttagaggtcatatggtccaacttccccttccccctttactatactgatgaggaaacagagccagGTAGTGAGTTGGAGGGCCTGGATTCAAccctaggtcctttgactctaaaagACAGTGCTATGTGATACAAAGAGATAAGCACcagggggaagtgggggagggaggcataGGAATTCTAAGTCCCAAAGATATTAGGATCTTTTCTCCCCTCCAAGGTGACTTAGCTCTGGAAACTAAGGTTCTGAGTTTCCTCACACAGGGTCCTCTAATTATAATCCATCTATCATCCTAATAGACTCATTGTATcctagaatgccagacctggaagGGGCATTAAATGTTATTTAATCCAACTACTAAGAAGGAACTTGAGTCCAGAGTCTAGTCTAAGATCAATTAGTCTTAGCACCCAAGGGTCTCTAGCTCAGGGTCCTTCATATGCCTTTTGTCATGACTTTTACCCTGATGGAATCATAGAATacaagaactggaagggaccgcGAAACCATCCAACTCCAGccatttcatttttacatatagGGACAGTGAGGCTAGGGAGGTGGTCACTTCTTTtcaaaaagaactgagttcagattttgCCTAGACGCTCCCTAGTGGTGTGAAccagggcaagttatttaatctcagtttcctcattagtaaaatgtaaATCCATAGcacttcatagggttattgtgaggatcaaacgagataatatatgtgctttgcaaaacttaaagtgttatataggggtggctaggtgatgcagtggatggagcacctgccctggagtcaggaggacctgagttcaaatctggcctcagacacttaacacttactagctgtgtgaccctgggcaagtcacttaaccccaaatgcctcactgaaaaaacaaaacaaaacaaaataacaaaaacaacttaaaatgttacataaatggtAGTTATGagtatcattactattattgcccagggtcacacgggaaGGAAGCTCCAAGGAGGAATCAGACCACTGCTTGGGGGTAGATGGAATACAGAGAAGGCAGAGCTAATAAAATCTCACTTTACTtccattttctctgccaaggataATGTTCTCTGGCCTGGGACAAGGGGAAAATGGCTGTTAGGGAATCAGAGCTGAAGATAATATGTAAGGATCTAACAAGTAGCCATCTAGTTGCTCTTGATTGGCTCAAGTCCCAGAGCCAAATGACCTCCAGTCCAGGGTGGTAAGAGAATTGGCCAATTTGATGACTAGGCTACTGTCAGTGATCTTCCTGCAGTGCCTCCCtccagacactccatctcctgactcagtgcattttctctggctgtccctgaTGCCTGGAATTCGAtgcctcctcatctctatctcctgactTTCCTCCAactcccagctaaaatcttacctattacaaaaagtctttcctgatcttcatTAACACCATTGCTTTCCCCCTGAAATGATTTCCAGTTCATCCTGTCCATGTCTTGTTTGTATTTAGTTCTTTGCCTGTCATTCCCCTATCAAActatgagctcctggagagcagagaactgtgttttgcctttgttttgtctctccagcccttagtacagtgtctggcacacagtaggcacttaataaatactcgttATTGTTGATGtgagtggtatagtggaaaaaaggTCATGAGACCTGAAGTGTAATCTAGGCTCTTCCACTAGCTAGCTCAGGAACCATAGACAAGCCGCTTCTCCTCTCTGGCATTACATGGGATGGTCTTCACGGTCCACCCTGCTGtcaaaataggaaagaaattgGAGGGGTGTTGGGGTGCCTTTGTATCTTTAGTTCCTAGTACAGCAGTTTGCTTATTGTACTGTAAGTACTTAAACTTCATTGAATAGATGGGTACAGAGGAAGGATAGAGACTGTGGGAAACAGGACAGATTCTATAGGAtagattttcaaaaaaggaagagactggaattAGCCACTATTTGTTGCCTTCGATTCTTGGCATAATTCtataacatattattttattttattttatttttttggtggggcaatgagggttaagtgacttgcccagggtcacacagctagtaagtgtcaagtgtctgaggctggatttgaactcaggtcctcctgaatccagggtcggtgttctatccactgcgccacctagcagccccctcacctagattttagcaaagcatttgacacttTCTCATGctgttcttgtggaaaagatggggaAGTAGTTTATACCTAGATGTAGTTTGAACAGGTCAGATCACATCAGCAGAATTCTTCAGCTATCCAGACAAATAGATCTGTCTCCACTCAAGATTCTTTaacccagatgaatcttactttcaaggagaactgactctggagtggggagtggggtagggaagaaaggactgtgatgtttaaaatctaatgtgtgggggcagctagttgatgcagtggataaagcacaaggccctggattcaggaggacctgagttcaaatccaggcacttgacacttactagctgtgtgaccctgggtgagtcacttaaccctcattgccctgcagaaagacaaaaaaaaaatctaatgtgtgtccttacctgttCCCTaccccccagtttttttgggaaactagctaagatttactgataaattcagcaggagtttaggcttttaagtatttattaaagtgtaaagacaacacatgtagTCCTGTAACACCAGAAAAGTTTatctacttttctctctttttctctgtctgccaccaacCTAAAGTCCTGGCACAAAAAGGGCTGAtacagggagccagcctcaccttcctacttcctctctccctctccagaaggggaggtccttcaagctgattggttgagggtggtctcctgttgatggtagtctacagcctctgagaacaacaccgcACTCagagccagccaggtgtggtcttga
This window contains:
- the SNIP1 gene encoding smad nuclear-interacting protein 1, with the protein product MKEAKPERDRRQRRRRRRRREDEDEPGGAAGVEVLVPDLSLVKQERRSPTPQSRSHRPRPRARRGSSGSPSPAPDEEAPLPAPAPRARSARASGDRASSCSRSPTKRKNKTFGRRSRSPRNKRSRSPHHPVVKVKQERESESRPRRGRDERQHREQSEQEHRRERNGDRDRHHSHSNQRKTTSERPSGGRNRDAQNLQEQEAEREFYNSRRRERRQKKDVGGSSDENQEIVLQSAGGHSKGKDPPNKEKPSFELSGALLEDTNMFRGVVIKYSEPPEARIPKKRWRLYPFKNDEVLPVMYIHRQSAYLLGRHRRIADIPIDHPSCSKQHAVFQYRLVEYTRADGTVGRRVRPYIIDLGSGNGTFLNNQRIEPQRYYELKEKDVLKFGFSSREYVLLHESSDTSEVDRKEDEDEEEEEISDS